In Bacteroidota bacterium, the genomic stretch CTTCTTTCGGTGGGAGATAAAATTCAGGAACATTGGCATGAAATGGTCCGTCAGGAATATTAGCAATGGCTTGTTTGATGATGCTCAACGATTCCCACATTTCCTGCTCCCGCACCATGAAGCGGTCGTATACATCACCGTTTTGTCCTATCGGAACAATAAATTTAAAATCCTGATAAGATGAATACGGATTCATCACGCGCACATCGTAATCCACTCCCGTTGCACGAAGATTTGGTCCGGTGAAACCATAGTTAAGCGCACGCTCTGCTGAAATAGGTCCGCAACCAACTGTTCTATCCATAAAGATGCGGTTGCGTACCAGAAGATTTTCAAACTCTTCTAATACTCTTGGCAACTCATCGACTACACGTTTAATTTTTTTCCAGGTGGTTTCGGTAAAATCACGTTCCATTCCTCCGATACGGCCAATGTTTGTTGTGAGGCGCGCCCCGCAGATTTCTTCAAAGACCTCGTAAATATGTTCGCGAACCTGCATTACATAAAGGAAAACAGTCATTGCTCCACTATCGACACCAATTATGCTGTTGCAAACCAAATGATCTGCAATGCGTGAAAGCTCCATAATGATCACACGAAGATACTGCGCGCGTTTGGGAACTTCGCAGCCGATAAGTTTTTCAACCGTCATGTGCCAGCCCATGTTGTTGATAGGAGAGGAACAATAGTTAAGACGGTCAGTGAGAGTAGTAACTTGATAAAAAGGTCTTCGCTCGGCAATTTTTTCAAATGCCCGATGGATATATCCGCATTCAGGCACCGCGTCCATAATTATTTCTCCGTCCATTTTCAGTACGTTCTGAAAAATTCCGTGCGTGGCGGGATGGGTAGGACCTAAGTTTAAAGTAGAATATTCCTTCTCTTTAATTTCCTCTTGTTTGTTTTTTGCCTCTACCATATCAATAAGTCAAAAATTTTAAAATCAAAATTCAAAAGTTAATACAAAATCATTTTTTCAAGTTGATAATAATAGTCGCCAACACTTTTGAGATTTCAAGTAATTCTTTTTTGTCGTCAGTTATTCTTTCTAATTTCAAATCAAATCCCTCACTGATTATATCTATCCAGTATCCTGATTCATTTGCAGATCGAAGTGATATTTCATAGAACCGAATCAACTCTTTCCTTGTGCTGCTTGCCTTCGCTTCTACTAC encodes the following:
- a CDS encoding four helix bundle protein, which produces MAYEKDIKERTKKFAIRIIRLCAELRKNKIDFPLVNQLLRSGTSVGANVVEAKASSTRKELIRFYEISLRSANESGYWIDIISEGFDLKLERITDDKKELLEISKVLATIIINLKK
- a CDS encoding NADH-quinone oxidoreductase subunit D, translating into MVEAKNKQEEIKEKEYSTLNLGPTHPATHGIFQNVLKMDGEIIMDAVPECGYIHRAFEKIAERRPFYQVTTLTDRLNYCSSPINNMGWHMTVEKLIGCEVPKRAQYLRVIIMELSRIADHLVCNSIIGVDSGAMTVFLYVMQVREHIYEVFEEICGARLTTNIGRIGGMERDFTETTWKKIKRVVDELPRVLEEFENLLVRNRIFMDRTVGCGPISAERALNYGFTGPNLRATGVDYDVRVMNPYSSYQDFKFIVPIGQNGDVYDRFMVREQEMWESLSIIKQAIANIPDGPFHANVPEFYLPPKEEVYNNMEALIYHFKIVMGENEVPKGEVYHAVEGGNGELGFYLMSDGSRCAYRLHFRRPCFIYYQAYPEIIKGAFLSDAILTMSAMNVIAGELDA